The genomic DNA GGCATCGAAGGCGATGAATTCGGGATCGTATTTAAGGTGACGGATAATCTGCAAAAGGATTTCGACGTTACCGACCTTTATACGAACGGCGACGCCGCTCCCATCGGCAGGATCAATTACAGTTATTATAACGGATAAGGAGGTACAGATGAGTAAATTATTAAAGAGAATTTTCGCGCTTGTTTTTGTCGCCGTTTTCGGCTGCTGCTTATTGATCGGCTGTTCGACGACAAACGAGCCGGGCGGTGAAACGGGAGGGGACGACCCCGGCGGCAATACCGGCGGGACGGACGAAGACCCGCCCGGCGTCTATTCCTACGGCGAAAACTGGGCGGATACTTACGACGCCGCGTATACGCAATCTCTGCTCGATATGGGGGAACAGGGGTTCACCCTTTCGCAGATCGGGGGCACGGACGGCGCAGGCAGGAGTTTTTCCGCACACGGGACCAAAAAGGAATCCTCGAGGTATGTAGGCGTATTTTATTTCCTTTGGCTGACCGATTTCGGCGGGATCTACGACATTTCGAAGATCCAGGAAGAGAACGCCGCGCTGGCTACGGATACCATCCGCAACCCGCTGTGGGCGCTCCCCGGTTCGGAATACTACGACGCATCCGTTTCTCCTCTGTATGCGTTCCATTATTTTGAGGAGCCGCTGTACGGATATTATCAGAGCGACGATCCGTGGGTCATACGGCGTCATCTTGAATTGTTGGCGATGGCGGATATAGACTTTTTGTATCTCGACTTCACCAATGCGGGATTGAGCGGCGGCAGCGTAGTGAATATCTATCAGAAACAGACGTACGCCTTGCTGGATGCGATCCTGGAATTGCAGTCGAAGGGGTACGACGTGCCGCAAATCGTGCCGATGGTGTGCAATCCCTCTACGGGCGGCGGTACGCAGAGCATCACGAAGATCGTCGAGTGGGTATATGAAAATTATTACGCCCACGACGATTTCAAATACAAAAGTTGTTGGTTCACCGCCGACAAAACGCGCAACCCGAGCGGCAAGCCCTTGCTCGTGTGCTACGATTTCGACGAAAAATATCTTACGAACAGCGCCGCGGCCGATGCGTTCTGGATGCGGAAAGTGGTTTGGCCCACTTCGGTTTCGCAGAGCGACTTTGAAAACGGCTTCCCCTGGATGGATTATTCTCTGCCGCAAAACAATTACGGCGGGATCATGAACGTTTCCGTTGCGCAGCATTTGACAGGCAGTTGGTCTTCGGAAGCGTATCTCGCGCGTTCGCGCATGAACGCTTCGTATCAGTACCGCGGCAGGAGCGCGACTTCTTCGCAGAAATATGCATACGAAACGGACAGCGTCGAGCAGGCTGTTTACGGTCAGAATTTCGCGGACGAATGGTATAACGTCCTCCATTACGAGGGCGACGACGAAGTATGGATGGTCACCGTGACGGGCTGGAACGAGTGGGTCGCGCAGAAATACAACCACAACGGCGCAAATTCTTATGCGAATTTTGTGGATACCTTCAACATCGCTTTTTCCCGCGATATCGAAATGATGCGCGACGGCGGCTATTCCGATAACTTCTTTATGCAACTTGCGCAGAACGTCCGCGATTTCAAATACGCGGCGACGGGAAAAAATTCGTCTGCAGCCATGTGGATGCGCCAGAGCGTCGATTGGGCAAATGTGAGCGCCTGGGACAACGTTTCGGCAAAATACATCGATATTACCGCCGATGCGCAGGCCCGCAACTATTCGAGCGTGGCAAACGTGTATACCTATACCGACGATTCGGCGCGCAACGATATATCGTACCTTAAAATCGCGAACGACAGCGAATACCTCTATGTGCTCGTCGCTGCGGAAGACAAGATCAGCGAATATACCGCGGGGGACGATTGCTGGATGAATCTTTACCTTTCGACGGGCAAGGCCGGCGGTTGGGAAAATTACAATTTCGTGATCAACCGCAGTCCGTCCGGCAATAAAACCTCGATCGAGGCGCTTTCTGTGGGGGCTGACGGCAAAATCGTTGCGACTGCGCTCTCCGCACAGGCGGATTATGCGGTCAACGGGCAGTATATTTCCTACCGTATCCCGCTCGAAGCGTTGGGCGTTACCAGTGCGGACGAAATTCAGATCAAGGCGTGCGACAACATTTTCGGCGTAAAAGCGACCGATGAAAACGACGGGGTGGGCGTGTATTCGTTCGGCGATGCAATGGCGTTCTATTGCGGCGGCGACAGCGCACCCATCGGCAGACTGAATTACGTTTACCGTATGGCATATTAAGGTTTTCATTTTTGCGGCGGGGCGGAACAAGGGGAAACCCATACGCCGCTCCGCGCTTAAATACTAAATTTATAGGAGGAATTATGGCTAATTTACTGGCAAAGTCCAAAAAGTACATATTGTGTTTTTTGGCGGCTGTTGCGTTGATCTTCGGCGTTACGGGAGCCGCAATGCTTTCCGACGGAAGATCCGTTTCCGCTGCGGAAACAGGGCATTGGATGTCGCATAACGGCTCGGGGAATACTATTCAGAACGGATTGACGAAGTATACCGCGGCGGCGATCCTCGCAAACGACCAGAATATTTTGGAAATGGAGAATAATACCGTATATTTCCAGATGATGGTCGACACGGGCAGTGCATGGTCCGCATTTTCGTTTTTGAACGGCTTAGAGTCGGATGTCAACGACTGGAAGGACGTGGTGTGGACAGGGTTAAATGCGGGCGTCGATACGAAACCGCATATCATTTTCCAGAACGGTGCCGGTCAGGCGTACGGAAACGGAATTTCTCCCGTCTATGGGGTACGAAATGTGCCTTCCTTCTCGGATCGTCTGATCAGCGTTGAATTGCATATCGGCACAGGGGAAGGGGACGACGTGTCCTATATGAAACTGAACGGGAATATGCTCTTACACGAAACGAGCGACGTTTCCGCAATAAACTATATCACCGAGGCGGATTTCCCCAACGGTTGCTATTTAGGCATCCATATCAACTTAGCGGGAGATAGCAACCAGATCATTTATCTGGGCGAATACAATACGCCTTACGTAACTTCGCAGAGTGATGAACTGAACGATAAGATTCTGCAATACGATCCGGATTCTATTTCGGATAACCTCACGGTATCGGTGGCGAATCTTGAAGATGTTTCCGCCGCTACGGTGGAAATCAACGGGGCGGCTGTCGATAAACAGCACTACACGCTGACGTCTGATTCCGATTCCACGGCAAAACTCACGATCAAAAAGTCTTTCTGGACGAACGCCGCTTCTTTTGCCGCCGAAAATTATCTGACGATCACTTCGACCAACGGCAGCGCGTTTGTCGTTTTGGACGTTACCACGGGCGTTGCGCCCACATGGGTCGGCGATAATTACGTCGTCATTGACGAAATTGCCGATACGTCTTTCACGTTTAACAGCGTATATAATACCTATACGGCAGAATCGGTCACCATTCGCAGCGGTATTTACAGCGGCAGCACGCTCTCCGATCTGACCGCAGGGGAAGATTACACGCTGAGCGCGCCGGAGAAGCAGGACGATGATACATATGATTACACGCTTACCATCCGGGATACGTACCTGGAAGAGGCGCTGAAAACTTATTACGGAAGATATTTCCACATTTCTTTCGGCACCAATGCACTTACAGCCTCTCTCTATTATCAGCAGGATACCGAGGGGTGGGTGGCCCGTTCCGTCGATCTCGCTTCCGGTACGGCGCTGACGGCAGATGATTACTATACGACCGGCACCTTCAACAAGATGAGCACCGTGTCTCTGGCATCCCGTATCTATTACAACCGGGGGCTTGACGTCACCAAACCGATCGTGATCGAATTTGCAAGCATCCCCAGTTCGACGACCTGGGCAATGCTGAACGTCACGGACAGTTTGGAAACCATGGATTACTTCTCGGATAATACGAGAGAATCTTCTCAGTTGCAGGCGCTGTTTTTCGGCGAAGGCAGATCGGATATCCAGAAATTTTCCGGGTTCACCATCGGATCCGGTGAATCGACGAATGCAAGTTATCCGAAATCGGAAATGAAGGGCATCGTCGTGGAGATTTATTTCGGCAAAACGGCTGAAGAAAGTTATTTCCGCATCAACGGGCAGAATTGCGGCAGCCCGTCTGCCGTACAGAGCGATTTTTCGGACGGCGTTGCATACGTCGGCTGGTTCTTCAACGACACCAAGGGCGGTTTTAACTTCAAAGTGAACAGCAACGTCAACGCGGTAGCGGTCACTGCGCCCGTCGATGACAAAGCGTATGCGATGGATCTCGCCAAAGCGGCCGATTTCGAGATTTCGCTCATCAACGTGAATGCAGAGGGCGATATCACCGTCAAAGACGCCGCAGGCAATACCTTGGTCAAGGATACCGATTACACATACAGCAACGGGAAACTCGTCATCAAGGCTTCCTATTTCGGCAGGATCGACTTTACAAAAAGCAGCGTTATTTCCGTTTGGGATAACGTGAACAAAACGGGAACGCAATTCTCGATGGCTTATTCGTCTTCCAATATGAAGGATACGTCTGTTGCGTTCGTCACGGTAGGCGCTTTGACGGATGCCGTGTTTACGCTGGACGGCGTCAGCGAAGTTTCCATGGTCCTGGATAAGGACAGCAACGAGATCGATGCATCGCTGTATACCTTTAAAGACGGCACGCTGACTATTAAAAAAGACGTGTTGACGGACAAAGCGGGTGTTACGGAGTTCATGGTCGTGAGCGGTTCTGCCCTGTATCCCTGCTATGTGTATGCGGATGCGTTTGAAAACGGCGGCGTGAAGACGGAAGGGGACGGCTCCGTATCCAACAAGGACGGCACTTTTACGTTTGAGGGCGATGCCGTGTATACGATCATGCAGTCGGTTGATTTTGCGGCTGGGGCGGCATTCCTCGTAGATTTCACCTCCATTCCCGGTTATTACAACAACGGAAACGGAAAGACGGCGGGCTACGTCACGTTCGAATTCTATGATCCGTACAGCGGCAATACCTTGTATTACACGCTTTATTGCAACTATGCGGACGATGCCATTACGGATAACTATACGGCTCTTTACGAATCGTATTACATGGTCAATGAAGAAGGCGGCTACGTCATTATGCCGACGAGCAGAACGATCAATATCAGTAACTGCGAAAATCCTTCCGCTCTCGGAAAGCATGAGATCGTGTTCAGCTACAGCGACGGCGTGATGACGGTCAAGATCGATTCCGCCCGAGCAACGACGATCTCGTCGCTCGGTTCTTTCAGCGTTAGTTCTTGCGTCTGCACCGTGGCGGTGCCCGAAGGAACTGCGGACGGGAAAATGGCGTTGACTTTGAACTATTATGAAGGAACGGAAGTCCCCGACGTGACGCCCGGTCCCGGCGGCGACGATGACGACAAGCCCGACGATAACCCCGGCGGCGATACGACCGACGATGTCGAGAAAGGCGGTTGCGGCGGTGCGGTCGTAGGTACCGGTACCGTAGCGGGCGGCGCCTTGCTCCTCGCGGGGATCGCGGTGCTTATGAAAAAACGCAGCCGTTCCAAATAATCAAGAATATATTGAGGGCGAACAAAAAAGCGATCTATTTTATAGATCGCTTTTTTTCTGTAAAATAATGCTTTGTTTTACAGAAATCCGCATCGCCTGCTCACGTGCGATTTCAAGTATGATCTTGCCGATCTCTTTCTCCTTTGTGAAATGTCTCGTTACAAGATACTTTTTGCCGTCTGTTTCGTGCAGTTCTTTTGAAGTCGGGCATGCGGCATACTGTTCAAGCAACGGTCTTATCGGTCTGTTCGTATGGTTTCCCTCCTTAAAAACGCAAAATTTTTCTATTATTTATATGAAAATGCATTCATTTTTGTGTGACGTTGGAACGTTTTTCTGAGTACGGGAATAAAAGAAAGGTAGCGAACCTTTCGCTACCTTTTTCCCATATGTTACCTGCTCTGTCGGGCCTGTGGGGCCTGTGATTCCCGTCGCGCCTGTTGCGCCCGTGATGCTTGCGCCCGTTGCACCCGTAGGTCCTGTCGGCCCGGTGGGACCTGTAATTCCCGTTGCGCCTGTGGCGCCTGTCGCACCCGTGATGCTAATGCCCGTAGGTCCTGTGGGTCCGATCGCGCCCGTTGCACCCGTTGCACCCGCCGCGCCTGTCGCACCGGTCGCTCCTGTCGCGCCTGTCGCACCGGTCGCTCCTGTCGCGCCTGTGGCACCCGTGATGCTTGCGCCTGTCGCGCCTGTGGCACCCGTCGCGCCGCGCGGGATCACAAAATCGAATACCGCGGCTTCCGTAGTTCCCGCGTTCGTCACCGAGGCGTTTTGCCCGGGTTCCGCAGTCGATACGTTGCCGATAGAAATCGTTGCCGCGCGTCCGCTTGCGCCCGTGGGGCCTGTCGGACCCGCAGGTCCCGTCGCGCCCGTTGCGCCCGCGGTTCCCGTCGGCCCGGTCGGACCGGTCGGGCCTGTGCAACCTGTACAACCCGTAGGACCCGTGGGAGTTACGCCAAATGCATCGATGTTCGGAACAGGTTCGCATGCGCGCCTGCAGCCGCAACGCCTTTGCTGCGGGCAGAATAAATAGACGGGAAAATGAAAACAAGAATCGTTCATTGTTCGTTTCCTTTGTTTTTTAAAATTTTATCGAAATATTGTTTGTTATGCAAGTAACTTGCGTTATTCGGTTTAAAACGTCCCGCAAGTTCGTTATACTTTTGCGCTTTTTGTAATTGGCCGAGCCTGTCGTAACAAACGCACAACTGAATGGCGGGAATATATCCGTAACAGTCCGCAAAAACGAACGCGCCCGTGGTAAGGTCCGGCTTTAAATTCAAGGCGAGTTTGTACCAGAAAACGGCGCGCCCGTACATGGCGTGCTGCATATAAAAAGCGCCCAGATCGCAGCACGTTTCCGCGCGCGGCGAATCGAGTTCGAAACTCTTGAACAGCGCCGCGAGCGCCTGTTTCGGCATGTTTTTTTTGCAAAAACACGCCGAAAGGTCGCGGCAGGCGCAAATTTTGTTTTCCACCCATCCGTCGCCGTTCAAAAATTCGCTGTACGCGGTCACGGCTGCATCGTACAACCCGTTGTCGAACAACTCCCGCGCATAGTAAAATTTTTGCCGTTCGTCCGGCGTCTTACCGTCCGCGAGCATTTTTTGGAAAATCTTTAAATTGCGCCCCGCTTCGGCAGGTCTGATTTTTTTGTGAAAGACGGAAACATCCGAATGCACGACGTTTCCGCGCGGCACGATGACTTCGTGCACCGCGCCCACCCACGAAAAGTTTGCCGTCCTCCTTACGATGCGTTCCCGCTCGTAAGATAAGGTGGGCTTTCCTTCTTCGTCGAATGCCGCAACGTAGGGCATCATCACCATATCCACGTCCGCAGTCAGGCTGTTTTTCAGCGCTTTCAAGGCTTGGCGGTTGGTTTCGTCCAGCACGTCATCGGCGTCCAGCCACATTAAAAAATCGCATTCAGACAGGGAAAACGCGTAGTTCCGCGCCGCGGAAAAATCGTAGACCCATTCGAAGGTATACACTTTATCCGTGTACGTTTTCGCGATTTCGACCGTTTTGTCGGTCGACCCCGTGTCCACGACGATAAGTTCGTCGTACGTTTCTTGAATGCTGTCGAGGCAGCGCGCGAGCACGTCTTCCTCGTCCTTCACGATCATACAAATACCGAGCGTCATAAAATTCCTCATTCGTAGCCGAGGCGTATTTTTCGCCTCTTATTTCATAATATGATTATTTTTTTGAGAATGTTATGCGCGAATCCTTTGATTTTTCCGTTTAATTTGGTATAATAGGATAGCCGAATCACTTTTGTGCCCGTGGTGGAATTGGATACCATAAAGGCCTCCGACGCCTTCGGTCCGGGTTCGAGCCCCGGCGGACACACCAGCCCCGCGATATGAAAATATCGCGGGGTCTTTCTTTTGCTTGCTTTTTGCCCGATAGTTTGATAAAATAAATAAATTCATACGAAAGGGAAGTGTCGAAATGGTAAAAAACAAGGAAGATTCGGAAGCGGAAGAGTCCGAAACAAGCGTCGAAGAGGCGGCCGTAGCCGCCGTGCCGCGCAAAGAGGGCTTTTTTCGAAAAGTCCGGAATTGGCTGAAAAACACGGTGCCTGGCGTGGCATTGTGCGCGGCTCTCGCCGTGCCCGCGTGGTTTTTGGGCAAACTCGTGCCCGTCATCGGCAGCGCGGTGTTCGCCATCGTGTTCGGCATGATCCTCGCGTTTTTCAAAAGGCCCAAAGTTCTGGACGGCGGCGTGCGCTTCACTTCGAAAAAGGTCTTGCAGGCGAGCATCGTGTTTCTGGGCTTCGGCATGAACTTTTACACCGTCATGGAAGTGGGCGGAAACTCCGTACTCATCATCCTTTCGACCATTGCGACGTCGCTGATCGTATCCTTTGTTTTGGCGAAACTGTTGAAGATCCCCTCGAACGTGGCGACGCTTGTCGGCGTGGGCTCGTCGATCTGCGGCGGCTCCGCCATCGCGGCGACCGCACCCGTCATCCGCGCCAAGGATTCCGACGTGGCGACTTCCGTTTCGGTCATATTCCTGTTCAACGTGATCGCCGCGTTCACGTTCCCCGCGCTGGGGCAGGCGATGGGCATGAGCGATACGGGTTTCGGTATGTGGGCGGGCACCGCCATTAACGATACTTCCAGCGTCGTGGCGGCGGGACAGAGTTGGGCGAGCATGACGGGCAGCGACGTCGCCCTGCAATATGCGACCATCGTCAAACTCACGCGCACGCTTGCGATCATTCCCATCACGCTTGCGCTCGCGATTCTCGAGGGTATCAAGGCGAAAAGGAGCGCTACCGCAGAGGGCGGCATCCGTTTCAGTTTCGTAAAAGTCTTTCCCTGGTTCGTCGTCTTTTTCCTGTTGGCGGCAGTCGTAAATACGTGGCTGTTTCCTGCGCTGCGCGTGCCCGAAACCGTTCCCGCCTTTTTAAATACCGCGGGGAAATTCATGATCACGCTCGCCATGGCGGCGATCGGCCTCAATACCAATATCGTCAAACTCGTACGTTCGGGATGGAAACCCATTCTTTTGGGCCTTGTCTGCTGGATCGCCATCGCGGGCGTCAGCATCGGCGTGCAGTCGGCGCTCGGGCTCTGGTAAATTGCATATCGAAAGGAAAACCCGATGCGCGCATCGGGTTTTGTCGTTTTTTGGGGCGGTATCTACCGCAAATGAAAAAAGGTTTGTATTATCGCGGGGGATGTGTTATAATAAGAATACGGAAATAAAAAGGTGGGTATAACTATGTCGCCGTGGGAAATCATTCTGATCGTGCTTTTGAGCGTGATCATCGTTTTGCTCGTGTTGGGCGTGATCGTGTACGACAGGTTCAAGGAACTGATGCGCAAGCAGCGCGTTGGTTTCGTCTTGCAGGATGAGTTCGCGGGCGAGGCGCCCATCGTCTTTCTGGGGGATTCTCTCACCGATTTTTACCCGACGGGCGAATTTTATTCGCCGTACAATGTCGCCAACCGCGGCATCGCGTGCGACACCACCGCGGACGTGCAGGCAAGGCTCGACGAGGTCATTGCGTTGCGTCCAAGTCACGTGTTTTTGCAGATCGGCATCAACGATCTGATCAGAGAAGGGAAAAAATTGACCGCCGAAATTTTATGCGAACGCGTATTCAAGATCGTGGACGCGCTCGTTGCGGAGGGGATCGAAGTCACGCTCTTATCTCTCTATCCCGTGCGGCGGAAAAAATATTTTATCGTCAGTCCCGCGGTCTTGAACCATGCGGATAACGGGCGCGTCAACGCGGCGAACGAATTGCTCGCGAAAAAAGCGGCGGCGGCAGGCATGGAATTCTGCAACGTGCACGCGGAACTGACGGACGGGACGGGCGAACTGAAAAAAGAATTCACGCTGGAAGGGCTGCATCTGACGCTGCCTGCCTATCGGCAGATCACCCGATATTTGCTGCCCTACGTGAAGCGGGCCGAACAGACCCGAAGGGATAACCTATGTCAGATTTCAGAAGCAGACAACTGAAAAAAAATGAAAAGCAGACGCGCCGCCGCGAAAGGCGGTCGGGCCGTCCTTTCGGCGAGGGGAAAAAAGAGGATAGTATGCCCGAACGGCTGCGCCGCATCGCGGCGGAGCAAAAGGCTGTCAGCGACTGGCTGCCCCTCGACAACGCCGCACTGATCTTTCCCGCGAGCGAAAACGCGGATATGTCCAGCATGTTCCGCGTGGGCGCTCTGTTAAACGAGCCGATCGATCCCGTGGAACTGCAATACGCCGTAAACGAGGTCGTGCCGCGTTTTCCGGGGCTTTGCGCCACGCTCAAAGGCGGGTTTTTCCGCTATTATCTGGAACCTTCCGCCACGCCGCTCGTCGTGCAGGAAGAGAGCGAATTTCCCATGAGGCCCATTCCGCTCGACACCCGCCATCACATGGTGCGCGTCCTGTATTACGGAAACGCGGTCGCCGCGGAATTTTTCCACGTGGCGACGGACGGCAACGGCGGCATCGTCTTTTTAAACACCCTCATAGCCTGTTATCTGCGCCGCAAGGGGGTTTTTGTGGGCGAGGGGGCGAATTGTCTGGACACGCGGGACAGGCCCCGCCCCGAAGAACTTTCCGACAGTTATAAAAAAGTATACGACGGCAAGACGAAAAAGGACAAGCGGGAAACCAAGGCGTATCATATGCACGGCAAAAAACTGCCCGCCACCATGCTCGCCGTCATTCAGGGCGTTTTGAATGCGGACGAATTGAACGCGGCTGCCAAAAGCAGGAACCTTACGGTGGGGGAACTGCTGACCGCCGTCCTCGCCTACGCGGTGGACGCCGAGCGTGCCTTTTATATGCGCGGAAAAAACCATCCCATCGTGGTCAATATCCCCGTCAACTTAAGAAAAGTATTCCCGAGCGAAACGCTCAGGAATTTTGTCGCCATCATGCCCGTGCGCGTAGAATGCGGCAGCGATTTCGAGACCATCGAAAAGACGGTCAGAGAACAGTTCGCGCACATGCGCTCGGAACAATATCTGCGCGGCTATGTGAATTACAACGTCAACGTGGAAAAGAACAAATTGTTCGTCGCGCTGCCCCTGCCCTTGAAAAACGTCGGCATGAAAGCGGTTTTAAAATTGTATTCCGACCGCGTGACGACGACCACCTTTTCCAATCTCGGCCGCATCGCCGCGCCGAAAGAATTCGAGGGGCACGTGCTGCGTTACGATTTTTATCTCGGTCCCAACCGGTGCCAACTGACCAACCTTTGCGCGGCGGCGTATAACAACAACGTCGTTTTGTCGTTTTCCCGCTATCGGCAGGAAACGGGCGTCGAAAAATATTTTTTCCGCAAACTTTCCGAACTGGGCGTTTCCGTCACGCTGGAAAGCAACTGCGAGTTATAGAGGCATAGTATGAAATATTGCAGACAATGCCGCGTCTTTGCGCACAAAGATCTGACGCGCTGTCCCTTATGCGGCAGTTATCTGGTCGGTGCGG from Candidatus Borkfalkia ceftriaxoniphila includes the following:
- a CDS encoding tetratricopeptide repeat-containing glycosyltransferase family 2 protein, which produces MTLGICMIVKDEEDVLARCLDSIQETYDELIVVDTGSTDKTVEIAKTYTDKVYTFEWVYDFSAARNYAFSLSECDFLMWLDADDVLDETNRQALKALKNSLTADVDMVMMPYVAAFDEEGKPTLSYERERIVRRTANFSWVGAVHEVIVPRGNVVHSDVSVFHKKIRPAEAGRNLKIFQKMLADGKTPDERQKFYYARELFDNGLYDAAVTAYSEFLNGDGWVENKICACRDLSACFCKKNMPKQALAALFKSFELDSPRAETCCDLGAFYMQHAMYGRAVFWYKLALNLKPDLTTGAFVFADCYGYIPAIQLCVCYDRLGQLQKAQKYNELAGRFKPNNASYLHNKQYFDKILKNKGNEQ
- a CDS encoding YeiH family protein — its product is MVKNKEDSEAEESETSVEEAAVAAVPRKEGFFRKVRNWLKNTVPGVALCAALAVPAWFLGKLVPVIGSAVFAIVFGMILAFFKRPKVLDGGVRFTSKKVLQASIVFLGFGMNFYTVMEVGGNSVLIILSTIATSLIVSFVLAKLLKIPSNVATLVGVGSSICGGSAIAATAPVIRAKDSDVATSVSVIFLFNVIAAFTFPALGQAMGMSDTGFGMWAGTAINDTSSVVAAGQSWASMTGSDVALQYATIVKLTRTLAIIPITLALAILEGIKAKRSATAEGGIRFSFVKVFPWFVVFFLLAAVVNTWLFPALRVPETVPAFLNTAGKFMITLAMAAIGLNTNIVKLVRSGWKPILLGLVCWIAIAGVSIGVQSALGLW
- a CDS encoding GDSL-type esterase/lipase family protein — translated: MSPWEIILIVLLSVIIVLLVLGVIVYDRFKELMRKQRVGFVLQDEFAGEAPIVFLGDSLTDFYPTGEFYSPYNVANRGIACDTTADVQARLDEVIALRPSHVFLQIGINDLIREGKKLTAEILCERVFKIVDALVAEGIEVTLLSLYPVRRKKYFIVSPAVLNHADNGRVNAANELLAKKAAAAGMEFCNVHAELTDGTGELKKEFTLEGLHLTLPAYRQITRYLLPYVKRAEQTRRDNLCQISEADN